TTTAAATTGCACTCCGTTCTTTACTTGAGTCAGTCGACTCTACAACAACTATCCTGAggtgattatttttttggtggaaATTTTGACCAAATTCTTAAGCAAAAAGTCTTCAATCGTTTGATCAACTTATATCTTCTACAACATTCTAGAGATACGTACAGATACCTTTATTGCTCTRCCCAGTCCTGGTGAAACTTGATGGGTTCTCACCGATAGTGGCCACCACTTCAACTTAGTAAATACGTTCATTGAGCAATGGCTCTTTATCTTCAGTTTATAAGTCTAACTCAGTTATGGCCTAGCCTCCACTCAtgtaacaataataaatttatttctattATACTCTATGACTGGACTTACATAGTGTTAGAAGCATTCACTCAGATGTGAAATCTGRTAAAACGAAATCGGACATAACGCCCAGGGTAATCAAACTGATACATTCAGTTCTGAATTACTATATAGTTTATTCCGAGATCAACGAAGCTGAGCTCggaaaaatgaaaaaaaaaactaacgCTTCTAGATCCACTAggtctttttttgttattggtTTCCAAGgcaaaaaaattccaaaaagGGAAAGAGTTTTCAagagaaatttttcattttcttttttcaatttatagTCGTAGGGTCCAACTTCTCCATGgggttgaaaaattttagTAGTGCGTGACTTAGGGCTATAGCCCTAATCCATCACGTGCAGCCCTTAACTTTTTTTCTACTCACAACTCACTCacacaaatttttttttttctgcaGTACTTCCTCACACACCCTCACTCTTAgtcaataaaaaaattgtctGCCAAAAATTTCACACCTCTTTATCCTATCACAACccaaatcaacaatgaGTGACGCCGTTACCATCAGAACTAGAAAGGTTATTTCCAACCCATTATTGGCCAGAAGACAATTCGTCATTGATGTTTTACACCCAAACAGAGCCAACGTCTCCAAGGATGAGTTAAGAGAAAAATTAGCTGAAATCTACAAGGCCGAAAAGGACGCCGTCTCCGTTTTTGGATTCAGAACCcaatttggtggtggtaaatCCACtggttttggtttaatCTACCAATCCGTCGCCGATGCCAAAAGATTCGAACCAGCTTACAGATTAGTCAGATACGGTTTAGCTGAAAAAGTCGAAAAGGCTTCCAgacaacaaagaaaacaaaagaagaacaGAGACAAGAAGATCTTTGGTACTCAAAGAAGAGCTCAAAAGAGAGCTGCCAGAAGAAACGCCGACTAAGGGGTATAGCTTATATATTACAATTTAATGTACAATAGCAAAAcgaataaaaaaaaaaatgtagaccaccaaaaaaaaaaaaattatgttTCTCATCAATGTCAGAAAGAAAAGCAATCAACAAGTGGTACCCACCAGACTACGACCCATCAAAGATTCCTAGACCCAAAAAGAATGCCAACCAGCCCATCAAGATCCGTATGATGGCACCATACTCGATGAGGTGTCTCAAGTGCGATGAGTATATCGGTGCACGTCGTTCGTTCAATgcaagaaaagaaatcacCAACGAAAAGTACCTCAACATAAAGATTATAAGGTTTTACATCACCTGTCCAGGGTGCAACAACACCATCACATTCAAGACCGACCCCAAGAACGCCGGGTACACCCCCGAAGAAGGTGCTGTCAGAAACTACGAAAAGGCCAAACCTACAGAAACTGAGGACGACATACTTGCAAGATTGCAgaaagaagaggaagaagacCAAAAGTATCACCTCCTCCAGGCCAAGCGTAAGAAGAACCCATTTTGGAACGAACAGACTCTGGGCATGGAAAATCTCGAACAGCGATTAAAAGagcaacaccaccaccaaaaacTAGACCAGCAACTAGAAGCCATCCAAGCCAGGGCCGTCAACAAGGACCTCCTCGAATCCAAAGCAAGAGAAAATCtacaacaatcaacaaaacCGGTTGCCAAACGCAAGCTTGTCATTCCTACAACTATCAAACTCCCTAAAAAACCTAGACTTGCCCGCCCTAATCCTGAAACTCAAAATCGTTCAACGTAAATATTGGCACGTCCGGCGGCTGCACGGCCTGGTGGTACTCAACCTTAATTTCCTGCAACTGCAGCACCAATTGCTTGGTCTCCGACTTATCCATATCCTTACGACACAAACATACCCCACGAATATACTCTACCGAACAATCATAAAACTTGGGTAGCACCTCGTGCTGCCACACAtctttgatattgttaACTTCAACTGTCCCCAATACCAGCAACAACTCAATGGCATTAAGCGACGCAAAAAAGTATTCCCCATCTTTCCTGGTAAACAACGGGTCAAGGCCACTaaaaaagatttcaatATCCCTGGTAATACCTTCGCTAAACGATTTATACTTTTTGGTGGCCTGTGGATCAATCTTTTTCCCATCGCCATGCAAGATATTTTCATAGCCAATTCTAATATACGTAGGAATAAAAttatccaaaaaaataacaaacaacaactggTAGACCGGGTACACACAGTACTGTCTCATCTCTCCCATATACTCGCTAATCGTCTCTACCACAAGCTTAGCAAGCGTCGGCTCGCCCGTTTGCGAGTGTCCATCTTCATACCACTTTTTCGTAAACAACTTGCACAACGCCGGCGTCAAATCGTTCATGATTATGTCGGTGATTGCACTCAATATCTCAGAAATCAACGCGTTAGAACTCTCCGACGCAACATCAAACGCCTTACCAATCCGTGCATGGTAGTTGGTGTGCACCTTCTCTTTGTATGTCGGGGCAAATTTGTCGTTCATTATATCATCACTAATGTCCAACGAGTTCGCCAACGCCGCCAAGTACTCAATCAACCCCTCCCTCAGGAGCTTGCTCTGCTCTTCTGGCGACAAACTGTCAATGTCAACCACCGGCGGCTTCTTCCTGAACAACCGTTTCGCCTTACTCTCCTTAATCAAGTACCCTTCATTGTTAAACACCGACATGTACCGGTCCATCTCGTCTTCAACCACTTCCCTAAAATTGGCAATACGCTTGACATAGCATTCTGACCAGCTCTCAATTACCTCCACCAAAATCCTCGAGTACTTGGACTCTGCAGCAACATCAGCCTGCTCTTTAAGCATCGTCAACGCAATCTTGAAATCTGGCATAACATACACATTAAGGTCGATCGTGAGCTGCACCTCATTCTTATCAGCATCCAAATCTTCAATCGTCAGCTCAATAGGGTAAATGTCCGGCGCATTCGGTCTTTCGGTAAATGTTTTCGTCTCTTGTCGaatcaaattatcattCCACTCCTTCATTTTGGTCgtaatattattcaaataatcGTCCAACACACTATTCTTAAGCTCTTCGCCAATTATCGACTTTTGCTTAACGCCAAACTCAGACACAAACGCACCATATTTCGAGTCATACAGCAAGATCTTGAGCAAGTCTTCGGCTGGCGGGTCGGTATTAATAAGGTCCATGGTAAAATCGTGCAACCGGTTATAATACACATCCTGGATAAACGCACTCACACCCCAATTCGCAGGAAATAGCTTGTCCAACGTGGTATACACAAACCGCATCTCATCCTCTAACCAGTACAACCCGTCATACACAAGTATCTTGTCGTTCCCATAGTACTCCACACACAGATCAAATATCTCATATAGATGGGTCCGCAACTTGTCAAAGAAAAACTTCTTATAGTTTCTGCTCCGGCCACGAAACGTCTTGTAGTTCACCGTCTTGGGGTCCGCCGAAACCATATCCAAACTCTTGAGCAACGACACCTTCAAATCCTCATTCTCCTCCCATGTGACCACTcccaaaatattgaaaaaacacTCGAAATTGCCTTCCTTGGTCACCTCAGTCAAACTCTGGATCCCTTCATTGAGCAACTCATCAAACAACTTGATCGTAGTCTTGATTGGCGAAACAACCTTATACACAATCGACTGTAAATCGTCCGACAACCTCGTCGAGTACACCTCCAAATAGTCAACAAAATTCCTTGCCTGAGTATATGCATGGTGGATCCTAACAAAGTTCGGTAACGGGTACTTCAAGTCATTCTGCAACCCCTGCAACTCCCTTTGGATCTCCTCGTTCAATGCCTCAACAAATCTCTTGAACCCAGAAATATCCTCATACAAACTCCCCACTTGGTGTAAAAACTGGTTCACCATAGTCATCTTCTTGATCGTATCGTACTCCCTCACCTCCCCAATCGTACTATCATGCACTTGCTGCACCTCCCCAATACTCCCCTTTATTGAATCGAGTCTCTCCATGGTGTTGTGTAAATTCGCTAAATTCTTCATAATCGAATCAATCTGCACCTGCGTCGTCGACGACAACTTCACATCAACAGACGACTTCTCCTTAAGAAATTGCTGTCTAATACTGCCTATCTTGGCCAAATCATCTTccaatttgatcaattcaCTGATCTTAGATAACGTTGAATCGCTCATGACGTGGAGAGAGTAAACGagattctttttttgttgttcatttttttttttttttctcttcctATATACTAATGTTTTTTCGTGTACCTTCTACCATACGGGTTGCCCATCATCATCGGGTTACCAAACTGGGGTGGTGGCACAAACCCTTGCGGCGGATAAAACGTAGGGTCGCCATAAAATACCGGCATCTGTGGCGGAAACATCATCGCAAactgctgttgctgctgctgctgcatCATGGCCGCCGCCTGTGGCGACATCGGGAACTTGTTCGCATATATAGGCGGGGCCACCGGAGCAACTATTGGCCGCGCCGTAAACAACTTATCGTGAGCAACATCAACGGTAGATTCCCATGTAGGCGGGGTCTGGAACGACTTTTCGTACTCCTTGTGCTTTCTTCTGGTCGTGACAAACATATTAAACCCACACTTAAACTCCTTAATTTTGGTGGTCTGTCCATCTTTGGTTGGCACTTTGTTCACCCCAAAAAAGTCTGCTGCCGATATCTGATAGTGCTTCTTGACATTCCCATTCGAATATGGTCGGGGCGACTTCTTGGGCGACGATATGGTGGCGTGTTTCGACGATGGCGTAAACACTGCAGCTTTCGGGTTCAACTTGTACGTCTTCGGCTCTTTCTTGGTGTGgtcttgttgtttctttaaAATCTCGTCCTGCTTCATCTTATCTTTGGCCAAAATTGGTAACAAGTCCTGTGGCATCTTATGCGGGATCTTGAAGTTGGCACTAAACTCACGCAACGAGTTGATCTCACTCTGCGCATTCAACCTAAACGATTCATTTGGCACCGGCGGTTTCGGTGGTATAGACTCGGGTTTCGCCTGTTTCGAACTAGATACAATCGCCGGATCATGGTGGTGGTGCGTGGTCGTACCCTGTTGTGCTGGTTTCGAAATACTGGCATTCCTTAACGCTGCCATCAACTCGTCGCCTCTCCTATCAACCCCAGAATACTTGTCCTCCTCATCTACCCCACTATCATCCACAACCACCCCTCTTTCCTCCAAAATGTGTCGATCAGTAGTGGCTTGCTGTTCAATCTCCTTGGCAATTCTCTCGGCCTTGGCAACACGTTCGTGGTAGTCGGGCGCTGACGTATCGATTCGAGTGGTATACAAATGCTCATCATAACTAGACTCAACACCAAACTTTTCTTGGTTGACTTTAAACTGGTCCCATTCACTTCCGTCGTCCTCCAACGTCAACTCAACTTCGTCGTCAGGAACCCATCTCTCAAGTTCACGTTCCTTAATCTGCATCTTTCCAGAAATATCCGCATCGGTCTTAAACTCGTGTGGCGGCTTCACGGGCTCACTCAAATCCACATCAACTtccaaatcaatcaaatccTTGGCCTGAATAATCAAGTTCTCCGGCAACTTATCGAGATTGTTCTTCTCATTAAGCAAACTACTTCCCACAAGCTGTGGCTTTAACAAAACCACCGACAACGGCGAAAGATCCGACCCAACCAACAACCCTTGATAACGCGATCCGTCGGTGATGGTGGCAATACACTTTTTCCCCATAGCTTTGCTCGTCAAGTACACTAACCGCTTATCGTCATTGGCAAAACGTGAGTTTGAACGGCGGTGTCCGTTCTTCGACTGGCCCTTCATTGGTGTTGGtagaaagaaatttttgttgtcacttcaatttttttttttgtttttcttttttgttcgCATATATTTTAACAACATATACTATTTAATCCCATACCTATTTCCACACTATCTACAACTTCCCAGTACAACAACACAAACTGTTTGAGAAACTCTAAATCCGCGTTCGAGTACGGATCAAGCTCCATCTCAACAACGTCCTGGTACGTCAACTCTAAACAAATACGTCTAGTCAACGGCTGGTCGTCAGTACTCGCCTGATCGTCCCACACTTCCAACACCGCCTCATTGATCATGTAGAACCATTTCTTTGTCAATTTATGGAAATATCCAACAATATTAACCAAATCCACCAAATCCACCTTATCCGGGACACGCGGTGGTGGCGGCACATCCCCATACTGACCAGCAGTGGCAAACCACGAAAACGCCGACCAAATAGACTCCGTCCACGAAACCGGCTCCGTAGCATCGGTCTTCCACCATGAAGGCGTGTCTCCCACCACACTCCCACTAAAATCTTTTGACACGTCACTTCTTATAGACGACAAATCGTCTGCAGAAATACCACTGCTGTTTGTAAACCCATCTCTAGTTCTTGGCAACTCCAGGTATATCAACCCAAACTTCTGGTAATCCTTATTTGTAGCACGGAGTGGTTGCTGCGCATAATCAAATACTTTGGCGTGTTCATCAATTATAACCCCGATATCATACACCGCATTATCTTTAAGAATATCGTCGTTGGTACTGCCAATATAACCTCGACACTTTAGCAACTCCCCGCCCATATCAGTCAACCCAATCTGGTACACCGGCTGCGAGTACGTTGGTGTCTCGACAAAATCAATCTCCTGCGGCACAACCGATAACAACGATATCAAGTAACAAAACGACGAAATGTTATACAAATTGTCAACACCACTCGGCAAAATATCCTGGTCGTCGTACGATTTGTGGTGCTGGTTAAATATCAAGATCCTCTTCCTCAACAAACTTTGTTTATACAACACAAACACTAACGGGCCCAAAGATCGAAACATTTCCGGCAAGTTCGTAAGCAAGTGGTTGTCCACATTAGGCACAACTTTGGGAATACCCTTTAGTCCAACATACTCTCCCAGGTGCACAAACGAAACAAGTTTCTGGTGTATTGCATCCGCATACTCCCACCCATTGTCGATAAACTCGTTGGGTTTCCAAACACTAGGCTTTGGTTCACACAAAACTCCCATCGCAAACATCTTGACATTATTTCGATCACGACTATCGTCGCCAATTATATACTGGTAGTACTTGCTCAATCCATAGTACACCTTCCCTTGAAACCAATGGCTGAACAAAACCGTGCTGGTGCCAAACTCTTGTATCCCAGAAGGCAAAACCTTATACTCCAACccatcaaaatcaaacccAGCAATCTTCGCTTCTTGGTGTACTAGTTTATACCCCGATCTAACATCAAACTCTGCAATAAATAAGGCAATTATATTAGAAGACATTACTAtgtgaaaagaaaagtacaaaaaaaatttttttttttggaggGGGGCTACACACTATGCTCTTATTCTCAAGATAAAGTTGACAACAACAGCTACCAATAAGAAAATACACAACATCGTTGGTCCAAATCTATCGTCATATGGTCCTGACCCTCTCAATCTAATAGCCTTGGCTCTCCAATGATAAGTAACTAAAGCATAAACCATCGTCAACATCGCAATAAACGTAAACAAACCAGCAGAAATTCTTCCCACATAATCACCGAAATTCAATAACCCAACACCCAAAGATCCTAAAATGACCGTGAAATTCAACCACGAAAGAAAGGTTCTTTCATTGGCAAAAAATACCTTTGGCTCAACTCTAGCTGGTAACGCAATTCTCTTATTAGTAGATGACATGGTGGTTAGGAAAAAAATGTGTGATAAAAAGACTTGTTTTTATCAGTTCGacaaaatttattgttacatttttttgtgaGAGCCGCATTACTACACACGTGGGCTACTTATCGTGTGACTACTCAAATCTCGGCtctaaaattaatttaccTTTGGGTCCCGAAAACCCTCTTCCCATAGCAAATACCGTATTACCTCTAACCAACGTCTCCAATACCCGCCCCCTAAACTCCATCCCATCATACGCCGTCAActtgtttttgaaatacGTCTCCTTGTTTTCCACTACATACTTGGCGTCAGTATcgaaaatcaacaaatcagCATCGTACCCCACCCTAATGGTGCCCTTACAATGACTCAACCCTACTTGCTTAGCAGTATTCCATGAACACCATTTGTTAATTTCCGCCAAGCTGATGGGCGGGTCCAATTTAAGGCCTTCAGTGTACAATATCGGCAATCCAAACCCAACAGACGAAATCCCACCCCAGGCTTCAAAGAAATCGCCCTTTTCCATACCTTTCAAATCTGGCGTACACGGAGAATGGTCAGAAACAACAGTGGTTATCACATCGTTTCGAAGTGCTTTCCACAACAATTTACGATTATCGTCAGTTCTAATCGGTGGACAACACTTGAAATGCGTCGAACAGCTCCCAATTCTTTCAGCACACAACGACAAGTAATGGAAACAAGTTTCAGCAGTTACCGGCAACCCCTTGGCTTTGGCAGCACGCAACAATGGCACAGCTTCGTGGGTCGCCAAGTGCACAATATGGAGTGGCACCGTTGGCAATAGTGTCGAGCAGTTTATAATCTCAGCAATAGCAGtggtttcaaaattatcgGGTCTCGATGCCAAAAACGTTGCATACGCAGTGGGGTCGATATTGGCCAACTCGGCGTTCTCCTGTTGCGCCAACAATAACGGGGTGTTGACTTTGGTGTCTTCTTCGGTGTAGCTATATGAGCGCAGATGGTGCGTGTTGACTTTCCTGGCATTCTTACCAAAAGTAGGCTCGGCCCCTGCCAAGATCGGCGTGTGTGCCAACGCCTTGGCTTGTTTATCTGACAAGACCGACGGGTTGATAGACCCAGCATGGTTGTGTGGTAACCGACAATTCTCATGTTCGTGATGGTGGTCCCCTGGGTCGTTGCTCAATAACCTGACTACTGGTGTGGGTGCCCTATCAATAAAGCTGGCCGACATTCCCAAATCAAAGTCGTCAATCTCGGCCGTTAACGTATCTGCCGAGTCGCTAAACTCCTCTTTTTCCCGCGGCTGCATTTCAGCATGGAACATCAACATCGTCTTTTCGTCTTTAACCTCCTTCATGGCCGCCAAAATATGGGCTGGCGTAATAGCAGGAAACTCATCGACCCCAGACTCGATCAAAAATGCTTTAAACCCACGCACACCCATTCGAATCAACGGTTTCAAATCGTACAAATTATCAGGGATCAACCCGCCCCAAAACCCCACATCAACCCACGTCTGGCCCTTGGCGGCATTAATTTTCAAGTTAAAGTTGGCAACAGTAGTGGTAGGAGGAATGGCATTCAACGGCATATCAATCACAGTAGTGACACCTCCCGATGCAGCAGCTTTGGTCCCAGTTTCAAACCCTTCCCATTCAGTTCTACCGGGCTCGTTCAAGTGGACATGTGCATCAACTAGCCCAGGCATAATCACTGCTGGCGTAACATTTCTATAGTCTATAGGAAAAACATTATAGCGTGCCAAAATCGGATCATTGGGCGGTAAAACCCTATCAACAATCTCTAAAATCGTGCCTGACTCTACCGAAAAAATGATGGTGGCTGGTAAAAGTGTGTCATTAACCAACACTCTAGTCGATGATAATGCTCGTGACATGGTTGCCTGataagagaaagaaaactaCTAAGGTCGACGAAATTTTtacaatatatatattttttgagataaacttttttttctctttgtgTAACGATTCGGTTTTGGCCGAAACACTCATCGGGATGCGAGGCCCACTAGTATGTGATCAATTGTTTACCCGATTTAGAATTGGCTACCCCATCTTTATACAACTCATGCAATTCCTTGCTACCATCAAATCTCGTCTCGGTCGATTTCGCATCTTTTAATTCACCAGACTCGTACCattcaatgatttgattcaatgtcttcaacttcaattcCCTATTGTGTTTCAACAACTCAGTCACCCAGAACCCAGCACTAGTAAAGTTCTTGAAAATGTGTAATGACGTAGGAATGGTTACTGGCTGGAATGACATCCCACCATAAGTCAACATCAACCCgttattgttcaattttctGGCAATACCAGTAGAACTTTTCCCACCAACACAATTGAGTGCCAATTTGGCTTCACCACCAGACTCTTTTATCCAGCCTTTGATAGTAGGGCCAAACTCTTTGGAATTGTTTTGCTCTTCAGTAATCACCTGTGTAGCACCTAATTCTTTCAACTCTTCGACAACCTCTTCAAGATTAGGTCTATCTCTAATAACCGAGATggaattgaaattcaacaacttcCCAATCTGCGAAGCGTACTTACCCACAGCCGAGTTCCCTCCATTTTGAATAAACCAATCCTTCCCTGGGCTCAACTTGACGTAATGGGTTAACATAAGGTACGCGGTCATCGGGTTGACGGAAATTGTTGCTCCTTGGTTGAGCGATAACCCTTGCGGTTTGCCATTGGCTTTGGATTGAGTGGGATTGGGCAATTGAATAAAGTCTTGTTCTTCTCCTAAAGCATGCGTTCTCCAAGTACCAAAATTCACATTGGCGGGAATAACCCAATCGCCAGCTTCAAGCCCCTTGACATTGTCTCCAACCTTAAGAACTTCAAATAACCCTTCGTTCCCACATGGTGCTGCTGGCTCGGATGTTCCAAATGCAGTAGTCTTTTCTGGCTTCGATGGGTAAACACCTTGGATTTGGTTAATATCCGACGGGTTAACTGGTGACGCCAACGTTTTCACCACAACTTGGTTCGGAGTTAAGTTCTCGTCGTCGATCTCAAAATTTTGCGTAAACAACACATCTTTGGGTTCACCGTGTTGACTATAAAGTACAGCCTGAGCAGTGATCATGGTTCTAAACTGTTGAGCAACTAACAGGTTTGGACGAATGgattgtttcaataaagAGTACATcgttgaagaagaaaaagaaaaagagtaAAGTGGGGGTGGTGCTCTCCTCacggaaaaaaaaaaaaaatttatatttctaCTTTGCTAATCGTTGTTGCTTCTGTAATCTTTTCAACTTCGTGTTTTGGTAAGTGCCCAAGAAAAAGTATACcacattgaaaaataccACCCAAAGTTCTGGCGGTACAAATTTCTGTGCAATGACAAGGGCCACACTAGAAGTCACTAACGAACTTTTCAAAACTCCGAAGTACCCTTTCTTTAACCCAGCACGCACTATAGCCACAATCTTGTTGAGTTCAGCAATTGGGTTGATGGAACCTTTGGGTAACTTGTAATTATTGATCAACGCAATCCATGATACAAAACACGCAGCAAGGGTCGGTGTGACCGTACTCAAAGACGTCAAGATCTGTAAGATCTTTCCGGACTTTGTCAATGGGCCTTTAAATAtcttattattaatgataaagTACATGTAGTGACTAATTGGAGTGGCAATACAACTCCCATAAATAATCATTGTCAACAATTTCTGGGTAAACACATGTTTGATCTTGATACCTGCAATTTTCGTTTCCTGAAACTCGTTG
The sequence above is a segment of the Candida albicans SC5314 chromosome 3, complete sequence genome. Coding sequences within it:
- a CDS encoding uncharacterized protein (Ortholog of Candida guilliermondii ATCC 6260 : PGUG_05321, Candida lusitaniae ATCC 42720 : CLUG_00887 and Candida albicans WO-1 : CAWG_02354); this translates as MAAKIWAGVIAGNSSTPDSIKNALNPRTPIRINGFKSYKLSGINPPQNPTSTHVWPLAALIFKLKLATVVVGGMAFNGISITVVTPPDAAALVPVSNPSHSVLPGSFKWTCASTSPGIITAGVTFL
- a CDS encoding uncharacterized protein (Ortholog(s) have GTPase regulator activity, mRNA binding activity), with the protein product MSSTNKRIALPARVEPKVFFANERTFLSWLNFTVILGSLGVGLLNFGDYVGRISAGLFTFIAMLTMVYALVTYHWRAKAIRLRGSGPYDDRFGPTMLCIFLLVAVVVNFILRIRA
- a CDS encoding uncharacterized protein (Predicted integral membrane protein; Spider biofilm induced) gives rise to the protein MSSLNAQYLAYLIKYPLLTKSITSGVFSGLNETVASVLTNEFQETKIAGIKIKHVFTQKLLTMIIYGSCIATPISHYMYFIINNKIFKGPLTKSGKILQILTSLSTVTPTLAACFVSWIALINNYKLPKGSINPIAELNKIVAIVRAGLKKGYFGVLKSSLVTSSVALVIAQKFVPPELWVVFFNVVYFFLGTYQNTKLKRLQKQQRLAK
- the DAL1 gene encoding allantoinase (Putative allantoinase; transcript regulated by Nrg1 and Mig1; macrophage/pseudohyphal-repressed); this encodes MSRALSSTRVLVNDTLLPATIIFSVESGTILEIVDRVLPPNDPILARYNVFPIDYRNVTPAVIMPGLVDAHVHLNEPGRTEWEGFETGTKAAASGGVTTVIDMPLNAIPPTTTVANFNLKINAAKGQTWVDVGFWGGLIPDNLYDLKPLIRMGVRGFKAFLIESGVDEFPAITPAHILAAMKEVKDEKTMLMFHAEMQPREKEEFSDSADTLTAEIDDFDLGMSASFIDRAPTPVVRLLSNDPGDHHHEHENCRLPHNHAGSINPSVLSDKQAKALAHTPILAGAEPTFGKNARKVNTHHSRSYSYTEEDTKVNTPLLLAQQENAELANIDPTAYATFLASRPDNFETTAIAEIINCSTLLPTVPLHIVHLATHEAVPLLRAAKAKGLPVTAETCFHYLSLCAERIGSCSTHFKCCPPIRTDDNRKLLWKALRNDVITTVVSDHSPCTPDLKGMEKGDFFEAWGGISSVGFGLPILYTEGLKLDPPISLAEINKWCSWNTAKQVGLSHCKGTIRVGYDADLLIFDTDAKYVVENKETYFKNKLTAYDGMEFRGRVLETLVRGNTVFAMGRGFSGPKGKLILEPRFE
- the ETR1 gene encoding Etr1p (Putative 2-enoyl thioester reductase; protein present in exponential and stationary growth phase yeast cultures; rat catheter biofilm repressed); its protein translation is MITAQAVLYSQHGEPKDVLFTQNFEIDDENLTPNQVVVKTLASPVNPSDINQIQGVYPSKPEKTTAFGTSEPAAPCGNEGLFEVLKVGDNVKGLEAGDWVIPANVNFGTWRTHALGEEQDFIQLPNPTQSKANGKPQGLSLNQGATISVNPMTAYLMLTHYVKLSPGKDWFIQNGGNSAVGKYASQIGKLLNFNSISVIRDRPNLEEVVEELKELGATQVITEEQNNSKEFGPTIKGWIKESGGEAKLALNCVGGKSSTGIARKLNNNGLMLTYGGMSFQPVTIPTSLHIFKNFTSAGFWVTELLKHNRELKLKTLNQIIEWYESGELKDAKSTETRFDGSKELHELYKDGVANSKSGKQLITY